In the Sphingomonas sp. LM7 genome, one interval contains:
- the radC gene encoding DNA repair protein RadC: MTAEPDNTGHRARLRQRLFEGGPDALLDHELIEYLLALAIPRRDTKPLAKALLTEFGGIAGLLTADAEALARVPGMGETSAAALKAAHAAALRLLRAQVAERPILANWQALLDYLRADMAHHAIERVRVLHLNGKNMLIRDELMNEGSIDEAPMYVREVIRRAIDLGSAAIILVHNHPSGDPSPSRADIEITRQVAEAGKRLGIAVHDHIILGTEGHVSLRAQGLI, from the coding sequence ATGACGGCCGAGCCCGACAACACAGGACACCGCGCCCGGCTGCGGCAGCGGCTGTTCGAGGGCGGGCCGGACGCGCTGCTCGATCACGAACTGATCGAATATCTCCTCGCGCTGGCGATTCCCCGCCGCGACACCAAGCCGCTCGCCAAGGCATTGCTCACCGAATTCGGCGGCATCGCCGGTCTGCTCACTGCCGATGCTGAGGCGCTGGCCCGCGTCCCCGGCATGGGCGAGACCAGCGCCGCCGCGCTCAAGGCCGCCCATGCGGCGGCGCTGCGGCTGCTGCGCGCACAGGTCGCCGAGCGGCCGATCCTCGCCAATTGGCAGGCGCTGCTCGATTATCTGCGCGCCGACATGGCGCACCACGCGATCGAGCGGGTGCGCGTCCTCCACCTCAACGGCAAGAACATGCTGATCCGCGACGAGCTGATGAACGAAGGCTCGATCGACGAGGCGCCGATGTATGTCCGCGAAGTCATCCGCCGCGCGATCGATCTGGGCTCGGCCGCGATCATCCTCGTCCACAACCACCCCTCGGGCGACCCCTCCCCCAGCCGCGCCGACATCGAGATCACCCGCCAGGTCGCCGAAGCCGGCAAGCGGCTCGGCATCGCAGTGCACGATCACATCATCCTGGGGACCGAAGGCCATGTCAGCCTGCGCGCGCAGGGGCTGATCTAG